One segment of Candidatus Stygibacter australis DNA contains the following:
- a CDS encoding HAD-IIIA family hydrolase: MVNYVLRPALCLDLDDTVRYSKKGDYINSPADIVLFDGVEETIWGYKNEGFLICGISNQGGIAYGHKTPEDNEAELKYTGELFTNDPFDMIISCYQMPGGKIFPYNHRSLLRKPDIGMLVQCELQAWQQGIIIDWTKSIMVGDRDTDEQCALNAGIQFSWATDFFFR; the protein is encoded by the coding sequence ATGGTAAACTATGTTTTAAGACCAGCATTGTGCCTTGATCTGGATGATACTGTCCGCTACAGCAAGAAAGGAGATTATATCAATAGTCCTGCTGATATAGTCCTGTTTGATGGCGTAGAAGAAACCATCTGGGGCTATAAAAATGAAGGATTCCTAATTTGCGGTATCTCCAATCAGGGTGGAATTGCCTATGGACACAAAACGCCGGAAGATAATGAAGCAGAACTAAAGTATACTGGAGAACTGTTCACAAATGACCCTTTTGATATGATCATTTCCTGCTACCAAATGCCGGGAGGAAAAATATTCCCCTACAATCACCGTTCTTTATTGCGAAAACCTGATATCGGAATGCTTGTTCAGTGCGAACTTCAAGCCTGGCAGCAGGGGATTATCATTGACTGGACAAAAAGCATAATGGTGGGTGACCGGGATACTGACGAGCAATGTGCCCTTAATGCAGGTATTCAATTTAGCTGGGCAACAGATTTTTTCTTTCGTTAA